A genome region from Alicyclobacillus acidocaldarius subsp. acidocaldarius DSM 446 includes the following:
- a CDS encoding ParB/RepB/Spo0J family partition protein — MSEMSIHRLKPHPKNVEYYADLDGEKYEELKRSIEVHGIRDPLKILPDGTILAGHQRYRIAKELGIEQVPVAIYDVSPEEAEYLLIADNEERRGEDNDPMRKARRAKFLAEYWGIRRGGVRKSVSGSEGAKEQIAPLKTLDDVGAAIGEDRYTTKRLMKLNDLIPELQSLVSSGKLGTSAAEQLAYLSPEIQRSLYEALGEEIANRTFAETKELRRRLEEAERRDQETARLQAELAELREQGREEDRQKIEQLERRIRDLQAQSWRVVTLEQELSALRERGRKEDRERIAELEQEIEQLKNRPVERVEVVPDAVKQEIEAWKRRAAELESKLKSTEELANQHAERVAKLFDEVVRLKSGGAVVEMPKRRDEEFNVSEWAKQYFRFMGDTSFLLKANTERMDALVEHLLQKRNTEILLLDLQMLERVAAFAEYMHKRLSERLHKPQLIKG; from the coding sequence ATGAGCGAAATGAGTATCCATCGTCTCAAGCCGCATCCGAAAAACGTCGAATACTACGCGGATCTGGATGGGGAGAAGTACGAGGAGCTGAAGCGCAGCATCGAAGTCCACGGCATCCGGGATCCGTTGAAGATTCTTCCGGACGGCACGATCTTGGCGGGACACCAACGGTATCGGATCGCGAAGGAGCTCGGGATCGAGCAGGTGCCGGTGGCGATTTACGATGTGTCGCCGGAAGAGGCGGAATACTTGTTGATTGCTGACAACGAGGAACGGCGGGGCGAGGACAATGATCCGATGAGGAAGGCTAGAAGGGCGAAGTTTTTGGCGGAGTACTGGGGGATTCGCCGAGGTGGGGTGAGAAAGAGTGTTTCGGGAAGCGAAGGAGCAAAGGAGCAAATTGCTCCTTTGAAAACTCTCGATGACGTCGGGGCGGCCATTGGTGAGGATCGATACACGACCAAGCGGCTCATGAAGCTGAACGACTTGATTCCTGAACTCCAATCTTTGGTTTCGTCTGGCAAACTCGGCACCAGCGCCGCTGAACAGTTGGCGTACCTAAGCCCAGAGATCCAGCGTAGCTTGTACGAGGCGCTGGGAGAGGAGATCGCGAACCGCACGTTCGCGGAGACCAAGGAGTTGCGTCGGCGGCTCGAAGAGGCCGAGCGTCGCGACCAGGAAACGGCGCGTTTGCAGGCGGAACTCGCGGAGTTACGTGAGCAAGGGCGCGAAGAAGATCGCCAGAAGATTGAGCAGTTGGAACGTCGAATTCGGGATCTCCAGGCTCAGAGTTGGCGCGTGGTCACGCTGGAGCAGGAGTTATCCGCGTTGCGGGAACGCGGGCGGAAAGAGGACCGCGAGCGCATTGCCGAGTTGGAGCAGGAAATTGAACAGCTGAAGAATCGGCCCGTAGAGCGCGTCGAGGTGGTGCCCGATGCAGTGAAGCAAGAGATTGAGGCGTGGAAACGTCGTGCGGCCGAGCTCGAAAGCAAGCTAAAGTCCACGGAAGAACTCGCCAATCAGCATGCGGAACGTGTCGCGAAGCTGTTCGACGAGGTTGTGAGACTCAAAAGTGGCGGCGCGGTTGTAGAGATGCCCAAGAGACGGGACGAGGAGTTCAACGTCTCAGAATGGGCCAAGCAGTATTTCCGATTCATGGGTGACACGTCGTTCCTGTTAAAAGCGAACACCGAGCGCATGGATGCGCTTGTGGAGCATTTGTTGCAGAAGCGGAACACTGAGATCTTGCTGCTGGATCTGCAAATGCTGGAGCGCGTTGCGGCGTTTGCGGAGTACATGCACAAGCGGTTATCTGAACGGCTGCACAAGCCGCAATTGATCAAGGGGTGA
- a CDS encoding putative holin-like toxin yields MNVAEALSLMIQFGSFVVTC; encoded by the coding sequence ATGAACGTAGCCGAAGCGCTGTCGCTGATGATCCAGTTTGGGTCATTTGTCGTTACCTGTTGA
- a CDS encoding DNA cytosine methyltransferase: MVSLCAGVGCIDLAASWYGIRTVLFCEIDPYCQRVLAKRFPGVPIISDIRDVTADSVWEATGLEQIDIVCGGWPCQPHSVAGKRLGAQDERDLWLEFRRVLRDLKPRWFVGENVPGILSTDAGRFFGTVLQNLAEMGFDVRWGVHGACDVGAPHRRDRVFLLAHATGA; encoded by the coding sequence ATGGTGAGTCTCTGCGCTGGTGTCGGTTGCATCGACTTGGCGGCCTCGTGGTATGGGATCCGGACAGTGCTGTTCTGCGAGATCGATCCGTATTGCCAGCGAGTGCTCGCGAAACGATTCCCTGGAGTTCCAATTATCTCGGACATCCGCGACGTCACAGCCGACAGCGTTTGGGAGGCGACCGGGCTTGAGCAAATCGATATTGTTTGTGGAGGGTGGCCATGCCAGCCGCACAGTGTGGCTGGAAAACGATTGGGCGCTCAGGACGAACGGGATCTTTGGCTCGAGTTCCGGCGAGTGCTTCGCGATCTTAAGCCCAGATGGTTCGTGGGCGAAAATGTTCCGGGGATCCTGTCAACTGATGCTGGACGGTTCTTTGGAACCGTACTGCAGAACTTGGCCGAAATGGGGTTTGATGTACGATGGGGCGTGCATGGAGCATGTGACGTGGGTGCGCCACATCGACGAGACCGAGTGTTCTTACTGGCCCACGCCACAGGCGCGTGA
- a CDS encoding phage repressor protein — protein MQQTWAVFANGTQVRVFWVDGEPLFDAMGVCEAVGLRNVEKALRRLDDDEQGSVILEGLDGREEIHVVRESGMLRLSLVGKDEHARALQRWATREVLPSVIRTGRYGEPDIEQEQLQLQKATLLFNTLAMFRDRLFDETVQNLANAMADVLRG, from the coding sequence ATGCAACAGACTTGGGCAGTCTTCGCAAACGGTACCCAAGTGCGTGTCTTCTGGGTCGACGGCGAACCGCTGTTTGACGCTATGGGCGTGTGTGAGGCGGTGGGTCTTCGCAACGTCGAGAAGGCGCTTCGACGGTTGGATGACGATGAGCAGGGCAGTGTGATTCTCGAAGGCCTAGACGGACGTGAGGAGATCCATGTGGTACGCGAGTCGGGTATGCTGCGCCTGTCACTCGTCGGCAAGGATGAACACGCGCGGGCTCTTCAACGCTGGGCGACGCGCGAGGTCCTGCCGAGCGTGATCCGCACTGGACGGTACGGCGAACCCGACATCGAACAAGAGCAACTGCAACTGCAAAAGGCGACGCTCTTGTTCAATACGTTGGCGATGTTCCGAGATCGACTTTTCGACGAGACTGTCCAGAACTTGGCGAACGCGATGGCTGATGTTCTACGGGGGTGA
- a CDS encoding metal-dependent hydrolase, translated as MASHVPFISIPGVLGMAAGYFAAPLPDVDSPNSTPARMLPPLAWACELLRIPHRTLTHTVWAIGALFLLAWSFRHAHLGHADLGPVIMAAWIGVATHPLVDMLTRAGVPIFWPLGRRYPFRIAWFEADGIFDHIFHTLFLLGTLIVVVMWASETVPAMQHMLELLHRVVDAVKNARRV; from the coding sequence ATGGCAAGCCACGTGCCCTTCATCTCCATCCCCGGCGTTTTGGGCATGGCGGCAGGGTACTTTGCCGCGCCGCTCCCGGACGTGGACAGCCCCAACAGCACGCCTGCGCGTATGTTGCCGCCCCTGGCTTGGGCGTGCGAACTCTTGCGCATCCCCCATCGCACTTTGACCCACACGGTGTGGGCGATAGGGGCCTTATTCCTGCTCGCGTGGTCGTTTCGACACGCGCATCTTGGGCATGCGGATCTGGGGCCTGTCATTATGGCGGCCTGGATCGGGGTGGCGACGCACCCGCTGGTCGACATGCTGACGCGTGCGGGTGTGCCGATCTTCTGGCCGCTTGGCCGCCGGTATCCGTTTCGCATTGCGTGGTTCGAAGCGGACGGGATCTTTGATCACATCTTTCACACCCTGTTCCTTCTCGGCACGCTCATCGTCGTAGTGATGTGGGCATCCGAAACGGTGCCTGCCATGCAGCACATGCTCGAACTTCTTCACCGCGTGGTGGATGCGGTGAAGAACGCGCGGCGTGTCTGA
- a CDS encoding RNA-guided endonuclease InsQ/TnpB family protein codes for MVYVLRSGLAHITTFDGRLRIPYHVEPPYLRYLQDGWTFGAAELVQKRHRWYLHVSVSKTAPDPVGDFDAVIGIDQGMRFLITASCGNQVMFIRGGKVKQTRLRYVRLRASLQRKGTRSAKRRLKAIGRRESRFMADVNHQIAKAVIRFAQTQGQRPLIVLEDLTGSNLSVRFRLKDQYWRMSWSFRQLADFIRYKAEEAGIAVMLVDPAGTSETCPKCGHCEPANRSRKRHEFRCKRCGYRCNDDLAASRVIAQKGLECLRQSQSA; via the coding sequence ATGGTGTATGTGCTGCGAAGCGGCTTGGCGCACATCACGACGTTCGACGGTCGGCTACGGATCCCTTACCATGTCGAGCCTCCTTACCTGCGGTACTTGCAGGACGGTTGGACGTTCGGCGCAGCCGAACTGGTGCAGAAACGGCACCGATGGTACTTGCACGTGTCCGTGTCGAAGACAGCGCCGGATCCCGTCGGCGATTTTGACGCCGTGATCGGCATCGACCAGGGCATGCGGTTTCTCATCACGGCTTCCTGCGGCAATCAGGTGATGTTCATTCGCGGCGGCAAGGTCAAACAGACCCGTCTCCGCTACGTCCGCCTGCGCGCGTCCTTGCAGCGCAAAGGCACTCGCTCGGCCAAACGACGTCTGAAAGCGATTGGTCGAAGAGAATCCCGTTTCATGGCGGACGTCAATCACCAAATTGCCAAGGCCGTGATCCGATTCGCGCAAACCCAAGGCCAGCGCCCGCTGATTGTGCTGGAAGACCTCACGGGCAGCAACTTGTCTGTCCGGTTCCGGCTCAAAGACCAATACTGGCGCATGAGCTGGTCGTTCCGACAATTGGCGGACTTCATCCGCTACAAGGCGGAGGAAGCCGGGATCGCCGTCATGCTTGTTGATCCTGCGGGCACAAGCGAGACCTGCCCGAAGTGCGGGCACTGCGAGCCTGCCAACCGGAGCCGCAAGCGGCACGAATTCCGCTGCAAGAGGTGCGGCTACCGTTGCAACGACGACCTGGCCGCAAGCCGCGTGATCGCCCAAAAGGGCTTGGAATGCTTGCGGCAGAGCCAGAGCGCATGA
- a CDS encoding ATP-binding protein: MFIENGLVVDDQGRAYGVFIVSQQAGVSESMERAQISALERGLREVVGEWWVFSLALGLSPSAWDARLPRGAHPLWQAHRKEAEAALQNELPFERKVYLVVPLDSLRILELGLSTIRQFGKTVTQDVWRGVRDALAVVWPTSEVTLDQLARWERERKRKAQAFSSFLPIRPATLREIEAWWRHGAHRGLIEPDSRLPQGLPKVVSASGVVHVAYPLQTLLQEAAFRERAFHLEGELPDGRKTYQTFFAMLRAPREIPADNPVGHEWIYAAELLDYPVDIALHIRVEDSRSALRHLSRKKGIAEAQLEEYESAGEEAPLELLEELDTTAELERNLRFAGSLVHVKMIVGLGAPDEDTLRQRAKRLPTDLGDIQLVQAPGDQQRFWQAFYPWGRGVQTAYEIPMDAGLFAAALPFATQGFGDPRGMLLGETNLGRPVFFDPRRPAQELDRPPSVLICGTLGSGKTVTTAFITAMLLAQGARVFVQDPKGHDYDGLAQLPNIRSRFLRMTPDEGTPINPCRLGVPGAERGVLDILLNDTTDPNVRDLRSILIGRAVSAMHKAGGKQDFWAIAEAIEDMVRREKRPVYREQGELLLERLDALSKDALGRLLFAEDDGMTPRDYDLTVVATNGLSLPGANSTVWNEQERVSVALFYAAATMGLGYFSGLPKDVVKVLVLDEAWQLRRFPAGRDLVDRLLRVSRSLNIIPLMLMQNATDFEQFGESITGLFSWRFCMRQLSRPEVAASLRILNLPDDEAAEWEKTFGGLASGEAMAMDAEGRVARIQVILRPSWLKELLSTTPGAGRG; this comes from the coding sequence ATGTTCATCGAGAACGGGCTTGTCGTCGACGATCAAGGCCGCGCCTACGGGGTCTTCATCGTCTCACAGCAGGCGGGCGTCTCCGAGTCGATGGAGCGCGCGCAGATTTCGGCCCTGGAGCGTGGCTTGCGCGAGGTCGTCGGCGAATGGTGGGTGTTTTCACTCGCGCTCGGGCTTTCGCCCTCTGCGTGGGATGCGCGCCTTCCTCGTGGTGCCCATCCTTTGTGGCAAGCGCATCGCAAAGAGGCGGAAGCGGCTCTGCAAAACGAGCTCCCGTTTGAGCGCAAGGTCTACTTGGTCGTGCCACTTGATAGCCTGCGCATTCTCGAACTGGGCCTCTCGACCATCCGCCAGTTTGGGAAGACCGTCACCCAGGACGTATGGCGCGGTGTCCGGGACGCGCTTGCGGTCGTTTGGCCCACATCCGAAGTCACACTGGACCAACTGGCGCGGTGGGAGCGGGAACGAAAGCGCAAAGCCCAGGCGTTTTCGTCGTTCCTGCCTATTCGCCCTGCCACACTTCGGGAGATCGAGGCGTGGTGGCGGCACGGAGCGCACCGGGGGCTGATTGAGCCAGACAGTCGGTTGCCTCAAGGGTTGCCGAAAGTCGTCTCGGCCTCCGGTGTCGTGCACGTGGCGTACCCGCTTCAGACGCTGCTTCAGGAGGCGGCGTTTCGAGAGCGGGCCTTTCACCTGGAAGGCGAATTGCCGGATGGCCGCAAGACGTATCAGACCTTTTTCGCCATGCTGCGCGCGCCGCGCGAGATCCCGGCAGACAACCCGGTTGGACACGAGTGGATCTACGCAGCGGAACTCCTCGATTACCCCGTGGACATCGCGCTTCACATACGAGTGGAGGACTCGCGTTCGGCGCTTCGGCATCTGAGCCGAAAGAAGGGCATTGCGGAGGCGCAACTGGAGGAGTACGAAAGCGCCGGGGAAGAGGCGCCGCTAGAGCTTCTGGAAGAGCTCGATACGACGGCGGAACTCGAGCGGAATTTGCGGTTTGCGGGTTCGCTTGTTCACGTGAAGATGATCGTCGGCCTTGGCGCGCCGGATGAGGACACGCTTCGGCAGCGCGCCAAGCGCCTTCCGACGGACCTGGGCGACATCCAGCTTGTTCAGGCGCCGGGGGATCAACAACGGTTCTGGCAGGCGTTCTACCCGTGGGGACGGGGTGTGCAGACGGCGTATGAGATCCCAATGGACGCGGGGCTCTTTGCCGCGGCGTTGCCGTTTGCGACGCAAGGATTCGGCGATCCGCGCGGGATGCTTCTGGGGGAAACCAATCTGGGAAGGCCGGTCTTCTTCGATCCTCGGCGCCCCGCTCAAGAACTCGACCGTCCGCCCAGTGTGCTCATCTGCGGGACGCTCGGTTCGGGCAAAACCGTCACCACGGCTTTCATCACGGCTATGCTGTTGGCCCAAGGCGCGCGGGTCTTTGTCCAGGACCCGAAGGGGCATGACTATGACGGTTTGGCGCAACTCCCCAACATACGCTCGCGATTCCTTCGCATGACGCCGGACGAGGGGACGCCGATCAATCCTTGTCGTCTCGGCGTCCCTGGGGCGGAGCGCGGGGTGCTCGACATTCTGCTCAACGACACCACGGACCCGAATGTGCGCGACCTGCGGTCGATCCTCATTGGCCGGGCGGTCTCCGCGATGCACAAGGCCGGTGGGAAGCAAGATTTCTGGGCCATCGCGGAGGCGATCGAGGACATGGTGCGCCGGGAAAAGCGACCGGTGTATCGCGAGCAGGGAGAACTCTTGCTTGAACGTCTTGACGCGCTCTCGAAAGACGCGCTCGGGCGGCTTCTCTTCGCCGAAGACGATGGGATGACGCCGAGAGATTACGACCTCACCGTGGTTGCGACGAACGGCCTCTCGCTTCCCGGCGCGAACAGTACGGTGTGGAACGAGCAGGAACGCGTGAGCGTTGCGCTCTTCTACGCGGCAGCCACGATGGGGCTTGGGTATTTCTCGGGGCTCCCGAAAGACGTCGTAAAAGTGCTCGTGCTCGATGAGGCGTGGCAGTTGCGGCGCTTCCCGGCTGGGCGCGATCTCGTCGACCGATTGCTTCGCGTGTCTCGAAGCCTGAACATTATCCCCTTGATGCTCATGCAGAACGCGACGGACTTTGAGCAGTTCGGCGAGTCGATCACGGGCCTTTTCTCCTGGCGGTTTTGCATGCGCCAGCTTTCGCGCCCCGAGGTGGCGGCATCCCTTCGCATCTTGAACCTGCCGGACGACGAGGCGGCAGAGTGGGAGAAGACGTTCGGAGGTCTTGCGTCAGGCGAGGCAATGGCCATGGACGCTGAAGGGCGTGTCGCAAGGATTCAGGTGATCTTGCGTCCGTCCTGGCTGAAGGAACTTTTGTCCACGACACCCGGAGCCGGAAGGGGGTGA
- a CDS encoding AAA family ATPase, producing MDYILVIPAGHSPVLAQAVEAWRIAPVEVAHNPSELTSITEEKGEPRMLVIGATMPNLVPNVAAMRRRFPNAKIIVAGSLTPEQLRDIQADDVVRFPFPVGYRPEEDPVWTPMQAARTVGREETEKPMGKDRVVLVTSAKGGDGKTTVAMQLALWLAKQKVPVVVIDADYAGNTHEWLNVPNPAQSIAAFERDTPFDRAAFEGLLVARNGVKVLPHARVVTPDMLARAIRTAKAFYPVVIVDMHQGLTPQLLVAKDFATHLLIMTTASERRIPSTVQFVDEVKRYDTPAKLRVIVNRVKDEDEVRRVRAALEDYKTPILTLPFQEGLLIDDDPEFVPIEGSKGKDPYPSAFRKMAVRALDWEAPKGAERSEVEEVKANKSDTKAAKKPGFFAALFGGGKAKKLKKKGGKR from the coding sequence GTGGACTATATCCTGGTGATTCCGGCGGGGCATAGCCCGGTCTTGGCGCAGGCCGTCGAGGCGTGGCGCATCGCACCTGTGGAGGTCGCGCACAACCCAAGCGAATTGACGAGCATCACGGAGGAGAAGGGCGAGCCGCGCATGCTCGTGATCGGGGCAACCATGCCAAATCTCGTGCCGAACGTCGCAGCCATGCGCAGGCGGTTTCCGAACGCCAAGATCATCGTGGCGGGGAGCCTGACGCCCGAGCAATTGCGCGACATCCAAGCGGATGACGTGGTGCGATTCCCTTTCCCGGTCGGGTATCGCCCCGAGGAAGACCCGGTGTGGACGCCCATGCAGGCGGCGAGAACCGTCGGACGGGAAGAGACCGAAAAGCCAATGGGCAAGGACCGGGTGGTGCTGGTGACGTCGGCGAAAGGTGGAGACGGGAAGACCACGGTGGCGATGCAACTCGCGCTATGGCTCGCGAAGCAGAAGGTGCCGGTGGTCGTGATTGATGCGGACTACGCCGGGAACACACACGAGTGGTTGAATGTGCCAAATCCCGCACAGTCCATTGCGGCGTTTGAACGGGACACGCCGTTTGATCGGGCGGCGTTCGAGGGGCTTTTGGTCGCGCGAAACGGCGTCAAGGTCTTGCCTCATGCGCGCGTCGTCACACCGGACATGTTGGCGCGGGCGATTCGCACGGCGAAGGCGTTCTATCCGGTTGTCATCGTGGATATGCACCAAGGGCTGACGCCGCAACTGCTTGTGGCTAAAGACTTTGCTACTCACCTACTCATCATGACGACGGCTTCTGAACGCCGTATCCCATCCACGGTGCAGTTCGTGGACGAGGTGAAGCGATACGACACGCCAGCGAAACTGCGGGTGATCGTAAACCGTGTGAAAGACGAGGACGAGGTGCGCCGGGTGCGCGCGGCACTGGAAGATTACAAGACCCCGATCTTGACGCTGCCTTTCCAAGAGGGGCTTTTGATCGACGACGATCCAGAGTTTGTCCCGATCGAGGGCAGCAAAGGCAAGGATCCCTATCCGTCAGCTTTCCGCAAAATGGCCGTTCGGGCGCTTGATTGGGAAGCGCCGAAAGGCGCGGAACGATCCGAGGTGGAGGAAGTGAAGGCCAACAAGTCGGACACCAAGGCAGCGAAAAAACCGGGTTTCTTCGCGGCGCTCTTTGGCGGCGGTAAGGCGAAAAAGCTGAAGAAGAAGGGAGGGAAGCGCTGA
- a CDS encoding SAF domain-containing protein has translation MRKSGKSARVNVRPGTAWIAGLAALGLVTAFVMDRVATHKVPMATAYVASHDLTVGETIGAKDVTRTVVPVSTLPPGALTASPIGKTVTAPVYQGQVLVGGDLGHMGGVNGVMRLYGMQTRAYPLTLSTQSVPMTDISVGQAVDVIAQMPSPNGAGNVTKLVAQNAPVIAVATAQDVILVGVTDSEALQMANATKLYVALSPETPWVPAETATTTTQSSTTIPTNNTGNGTVNPPSAGGTTNSTSVASSGSSKTAAKPKGVKRP, from the coding sequence ATGCGCAAGTCCGGCAAGTCAGCAAGGGTCAATGTGCGGCCGGGCACGGCGTGGATCGCCGGGCTTGCGGCGCTGGGGCTTGTGACGGCGTTTGTCATGGACCGTGTGGCAACCCACAAAGTGCCGATGGCAACGGCGTATGTCGCCTCGCATGATCTCACGGTCGGGGAGACCATCGGGGCGAAGGATGTGACGCGCACGGTCGTGCCGGTCTCGACGCTGCCGCCTGGCGCGCTCACCGCGTCGCCGATCGGCAAAACGGTCACGGCGCCGGTGTACCAAGGCCAAGTGCTCGTGGGCGGTGATCTGGGACACATGGGGGGCGTGAACGGCGTCATGCGCCTCTACGGCATGCAGACGCGCGCTTATCCGTTGACGTTGAGCACGCAGTCGGTGCCCATGACGGACATCTCCGTGGGACAGGCGGTGGATGTGATCGCGCAGATGCCGTCGCCAAACGGAGCGGGCAATGTCACAAAACTCGTGGCGCAGAACGCGCCGGTGATTGCGGTGGCGACGGCGCAAGATGTGATCTTAGTCGGGGTGACGGACAGCGAAGCGCTCCAAATGGCGAATGCCACCAAGCTCTACGTTGCGCTGAGTCCCGAGACCCCGTGGGTGCCTGCTGAGACGGCGACGACCACGACGCAATCCTCGACCACGATACCAACGAACAACACTGGCAATGGTACGGTGAATCCCCCTTCAGCCGGAGGCACGACGAACTCGACAAGCGTAGCGTCGTCTGGGTCATCGAAGACCGCGGCAAAGCCTAAAGGAGTGAAGAGACCTTGA